A window of the Erpetoichthys calabaricus chromosome 10, fErpCal1.3, whole genome shotgun sequence genome harbors these coding sequences:
- the LOC114659655 gene encoding protein yippee-like 2, producing MAPRGGTAQAEQHARTFRSYLPMGVRTYSCIHCRAHLADHHQLISKSFQGSQGRAYLFNSVVNVGCGPAEERVLLTGLHAVADIYCESCKTTLGWKYEHAFETSQKYKEGKYIIEVAHMVKENCWE from the exons ATGGCACCCCGCGGAGGCACGGCACAGGCAGAACAACATGCCAGGACCTTTCGCTCTTACCTGCCAATGGGGGTCCGGACGTACAGCTGCATCCACTGCAGAGCCCATCTTGCTGACCACCACCAACTCATTTCTAAG TCCTTCCAAGGGAGCCAAGGAAGAGCTTACCTTTTCAATTCCGT AGTGAATGTGGGCTGTGGACCGGCTGAAGAGAGGGTCCTGTTGACAggcctgcatgctgtggctgacaTTTATTGTGAAAGCTGCAAAACAACGCTGGGTTGGAAATAT GAGCACGCGTTTGAGACAAGCCAGAAGTACAAGGAGGGGAAGTATATAATTGAAGTAGCGCACATGGTGAAAGAGAACTGCTGGGAGTAA